ATAAAGAGAACTTGGATGCAAGGGTAAAGAGGACGAGAGTGATACATAGTCGAATTGGGGTTAAATTAATAATCATATACGAGAATGAATTACATGTTAACTGAAACAACAAGGAATATCTTTGCTCTCATGAAGTTTTTCTTCTTTTTCTTTTAAATTCTATAATACCAAAAAAAAAAAGAGAAAAAAAAGCGAGAGTGTGGAAGTGACAAAAACCGTACCAAAAACGTCTTTCTACTACATCTTGAGCATGTGTGATTCAGCGAGCGACGAACTAAGATCTTCTCTGGATTGTGATCTCCGGCTCTGGAGACGCATTTGACTCCGGGAGGACCAGAAGGAGCCACTGTTGTCAACTTGCATCTCCCCTAAGCTATCAGAAGAATAACTATGCATTACGCTGCTGCTCGATGAGTACAATGAACAAGACTCCATGAGCTGTATGCTGCTTCCAAAACTAAACGGCCTACGCGGTGAACTCCTCGCTATTGGACTCAACGGTGGCTTTACCCCTGAACATAAGACAGACAGAACTGAGAAATGATACAACGCAAAGAACTGGCCATAACTCCAGATAATGCAAACTGAATTTACCTGTACCCATATGACTCCATCGCAATCTGAAGGGAGAAGGAATGTTAAGAACAGAGGAAGCTGAAGCGCTATTGTGCTTAAATAGAGGCAGACAGGACTTTCTGAAAAACCTTGGCATACAGTTGCCGACGCGTGACAGTGCACAGAGAAGCAGAATCAGTGAGACGAACAGAACAGATATAAGAGCTACTGGGTTTATCTTCATGCTCAGAGTCTCGTACCCCTTTAGTCCCAATGTAGAAGACAAAGCCTTCCCTGCTTCCAGAACAGCTACCCCCAGTGTCCAAGTTATACTCCCAGACCCAATTATAATCTGCTTATCTGTAATATACAAACCTTCTCGTAACAGAGAGACTATGTACGGTGCTCTAAAGCAGTACTGTTCAATGAAAGGTTGTGGAGAAACACTGGTTCTCGCTACCTGCCAGGCCTTTTCACAAAACTCCCTACCTTTTTCCAATACATCATCAAGGGAAGCTTCAGCGCTTAGATTGAAGAATCTGTACACCACGAAGAATCCGGACACAGCGTAGAACTGACCGTGAGGACGAGGGTAACCATCAGGAAGAGCACAAGGCTGCAAATCACAATCAACACCATGTTTTGTCTTCGACCACTCGGAGCTATTAACAGCAATTTTCGCTAGAGCGCTGCACTCTCCCCAGTTTGGAGCACCTATGAGCTTAATAGGAACTCCTGACTTCCCTTTCTTACCTCGTTTGACAGTAGAACCACATTGAGAACAAACGTACTGTCCTTCGTATCCAGAGTTCAAACAAGGATGTTTCAACTCAGAGTTATTGACATTTGGCATCCTCTTTAAAAGCTGAACAACAGACCTTTCAAACGCATCGTTAAGTCCATACCCGGCCAGAGAATAAGCGCTAAGATGATGGTTAACAGACCCTATCCTGAGATCTAAGTTAGTCTCGTTATGTGCTCGCTCCTCATTCTCAAACGTCACCTGCAAAGACGAGCCACCAAGGTCAAGCGCACCGAACGTCGCCTTCTTCGGCACAGCTCCCAACATGCTCGTTTGGTAATTAAGAGCCGTCCATCCAAAATAAGCTTCCTCTGTACCGCTAATGATCTTAACCCACTCCCTCCGGCAAGTGAAGGGAGACTTCGCCAGTATAGACCACACATTACCTAAAAGCCAGCTCGAATCACTAGCGCGCAGCCTCCTAACACCCGCTGTTGCGTACACAAAGAGAGACGTTGTCCTATGAGCATGCTTGGGGATCTGCCTCTCCGCCCACTGGATAAGAGGCTTAATCGCTTTTTTCAATCCCGTTCTGTTGTTGACGAGCTTGTCAAACCCAGGCTCTGTCTCCATCCTATCATAAGCCCTCCCACTTGACTTCCTAGAGATACCTTCCGTCAAGGACTTCATCACAATAGGGAGACTACTATCTTTCTTGTAGTTTAAAGACGCCTGGTAGACGTAGGCGCGAGTCCCCGTGCTTCCGCAGTCAAACACAACGTAGTACCTCGACGCTCCGCGAGACCAGTTCGTGTAAACGTACATGCCTAGTACATACACCAGAGAAGCAAAGAGAAAGAGGCACGTAACGATCATCACCGCGCGGATCCATTTACGCCTGCTCGTGGACGGTTTGGGAACACTGGGCGGGAGAGCTCCCTTGTCCTTGGAGAAGCTAGCTCCGTTCTGTCCCCATTGTTTAGCGCTTGAGTCGGTTTCACGAGCTTCTTCGGGATCGAAGGCGTGGTAGGAAGAGAAGTCTTGGAGAGACGCGGAGTGTCTCAAACCACCGTTCTTGCGCCCACCGTTTCCGAAAGAGAAGGAAGCTGGAGATGAGGTGCCTACATCAGGTGATGAAGAACCAGTAGGGATGTATGGAAGAGAAGGTTGTGTGCTTGCTCCGTAGCGATTCGGTGTAAAGAGTTGAGTGATGTTGCCGAAAACCATCTTCGCTTGCCTAACATATAACTACTCCAAACTGGTGATACTTACAAGCCTCAAAATGCAGAAGAAGAAGCACAAGCACCACGGATACAGATTCTTCCTCCTTCAGTGGAAGATGGTAACTACACAAACCAAAATCAAATGCAATCTTGAAGAGCTTCACAAAATCAATAAGAACACAAAGAAAGGAGCGATCTTGCAGTTTAAATCGACATTGAGATAACGAAATTGTAATATAGAAGGGCTAGAATACGATACCAGAGAGGCGCATTGGAGAAGAGAGAAGAGAGCACACTCAAAGCCACCGTCAAAAGCTTCCGCAGCACTAGATCTCGAACGTCGCTGCGTCTCAGAAGGAATTAAAGCGCATTTACATACACGAATCGTCCTCTCTTTGTGCGAGAGAAAAGAGAATCTCCGGTAGATCTGAGGAGTATCGGTGCTGAAGCCGCGACTCAGACCAGAGAACACGAAGACGACAGAGATCCGTTTTTGTGCAGACTCTGTGCCTTTGTTGGTTTTCTCTCTACAACAGAAAACGTCTTTGCTCAATTCTCGATATCTGGGGGGCTTATTTGGAATATTGAAAACGTTTGGGGTCTAAACGTAAACGACTTTTTTTATTCCAATAAATCTATAAAATTGTCGGTCTAATTGTTGTTAGTTAAACAATGCTAATGGTGTGTCCGACAATATGAATTGAACTTTTGTATAGTTTTTATAAACAAGTTCAATTATAAACTCGTACGAGAGCGTGAAAATAAAAACTGATACTACGTTGTTTGTGTTTTTTTTTTATATCTTTTTTTGATAAGTTATTATTAAAGATAACTAAAATCGGGATAGACTTTTCGAAATTCGTAAAGTTCCCACTAGTGTTTATGTTTTCTTACCAGAATAGTCACAGCTTTTGTCGAATGACTTTTTCCAACTTTATGAAGATCCCCCTAACCTTAGTTTTGACAACTATATAGTCTAGACAATTTATCTCGCACTAAATAGCTATTATCCATTGCTAGAAAGGAAATATGCAGAAGTTAAGGTAAAATGTCATCAGATACGAATTAGATGATCTTCAAGATTTAAAGGAAGAAGAAAAGATAGTAGCATTGGAGTAAACATTGTGAATCTATGATTTATACATAACATAGAGGGAATCAAATAAGGTATTAATATGAGATGAATGTAACGAAAATAAAGTTAAAAATCTTTTGTAAAATGGGTTCTGCTCTGATTCTTTTAACTTTATGGTTTCTTTTTTTATTTTAGTCTGCAGATTTCATAGAGGAACTGGCTAATCCAGAAAACAACTGCCCTATTCTGCTAACGACTGGGTTCTTCTTCAGAGGCTCCGAGGTTCTTGCACTATGAGACGGTATCGCAATCCCGGAAGCCATTGCTTTCCGCTCTCTAAAAGATGCCCATGTGACCATATAGAGTCCTAAGATGATGAAGAACCCACCCACAACACTGCACAGAGGAAAAGAAGTCTGTGTGAGATGATCAAGAAGATGTTGAGTATCCAAAGCCAAGTGAAGAGCATGGATGATTCAAAAAGATTAATGTTTGGTTCACCTTCCGAGAAAGATAGGGCTACCGAGAAAGATTCTCGACAGGAAAGCTGATGCAGCAGGCTGAAGTGGATTGTAGAGAGAAACCAAGGCAGGACCAATTATCTTATTGGACCACGTCAACATTCCAAAGTTTAGTGCTGACGCTACAACTCCCTTCAAAGAAGATAATAAACCATATGAAGCGAGAAACATGTGAGAATATAACTAAAAAAGAGTATTGGTGCAACTTACTGCATATATAACTGCGAGAACTTCAGCTTGTGTTAGCTTCCAATCTAATGGCTCCTTCACCATGAAGAAAGCTGTTGTGACCATTAG
This sequence is a window from Brassica oleracea var. oleracea cultivar TO1000 chromosome C1, BOL, whole genome shotgun sequence. Protein-coding genes within it:
- the LOC106312305 gene encoding probable apyrase 7 isoform X1; translation: MVFGNITQLFTPNRYGASTQPSLPYIPTGSSSPDVGTSSPASFSFGNGGRKNGGLRHSASLQDFSSYHAFDPEEARETDSSAKQWGQNGASFSKDKGALPPSVPKPSTSRRKWIRAVMIVTCLFLFASLVYVLGMYVYTNWSRGASRYYVVFDCGSTGTRAYVYQASLNYKKDSSLPIVMKSLTEGISRKSSGRAYDRMETEPGFDKLVNNRTGLKKAIKPLIQWAERQIPKHAHRTTSLFVYATAGVRRLRASDSSWLLGNVWSILAKSPFTCRREWVKIISGTEEAYFGWTALNYQTSMLGAVPKKATFGALDLGGSSLQVTFENEERAHNETNLDLRIGSVNHHLSAYSLAGYGLNDAFERSVVQLLKRMPNVNNSELKHPCLNSGYEGQYVCSQCGSTVKRGKKGKSGVPIKLIGAPNWGECSALAKIAVNSSEWSKTKHGVDCDLQPCALPDGYPRPHGQFYAVSGFFVVYRFFNLSAEASLDDVLEKGREFCEKAWQVARTSVSPQPFIEQYCFRAPYIVSLLREGLYITDKQIIIGSGSITWTLGVAVLEAGKALSSTLGLKGYETLSMKINPVALISVLFVSLILLLCALSRVGNCMPRFFRKSCLPLFKHNSASASSVLNIPSPFRLRWSHMGTGVKPPLSPIARSSPRRPFSFGSSIQLMESCSLYSSSSSVMHSYSSDSLGEMQVDNSGSFWSSRSQMRLQSRRSQSREDLSSSLAESHMLKM
- the LOC106312305 gene encoding probable apyrase 7 isoform X2, translating into MVFGNITQLFTPNRYGASTQPSLPYIPTGSSSPDVGTSSPASFSFGNGGRKNGGLRHSASLQDFSSYHAFDPEEARETDSSAKQWGQNGASFSKDKGALPPSVPKPSTSRRKWIRAVMIVTCLFLFASLVYVLGMYVYTNWSRGASRYYVVFDCGSTGTRAYVYQASLNYKKDSSLPIVMKSLTEGISRKSSGRAYDRMETEPGFDKLVNNRTGLKKAIKPLIQWAERQIPKHAHRTTSLFVYATAGVRRLRASDSSWLLGNVWSILAKSPFTCRREWVKIISGTEEAYFGWTALNYQTSMLGAVPKKATFGALDLGGSSLQVTFENEERAHNETNLDLRIGSVNHHLSAYSLAGYGLNDAFERSVVQLLKRMPNVNNSELKHPCLNSGYEGQYVCSQCGSTVKRGKKGKSGVPIKLIGAPNWGECSALAKIAVNSSEWSKTKHGVDCDLQPCALPDGYPRPHGQFYAVSGFFVVYRFFNLSAEASLDDVLEKGREFCEKAWQVARTSVSPQPFIEQYCFRAPYIVSLLREGLYITDKQIIIGSGSITWTLGVAVLEAGKALSSTLGLKGYETLSMKINPVALISVLFVSLILLLCALSRVGNCMPRFFRKSCLPLFKHNSASASSVLNIPSPFRLRWSHMGTGVKPPLSPIARSSPRRPFSFGSSIQLMESCSLYSSSSSVMHSYSSDSLGEMQVDNSGSFWSSRSQMRLQSRRSQSREDLSSSLAESHMLKM